In Vigna angularis cultivar LongXiaoDou No.4 chromosome 8, ASM1680809v1, whole genome shotgun sequence, the DNA window ataaaatcatctgtgcaaatttctctcaaccttactctctttatttgtcaatattaattgctaagtaagtttaattgagtagaaattaaaaggcacacgtttgaattaaaaaccctcttagtttgttattccacgctaactcattccgctgcagccgctctgacaatccACACACAACTAGGTCCAGAATTTCACCTAGTTATGCATTCAGTAACAACATCTGAAATGCTAgtacaaaaaattcaaaacacacaaaatattcaagcaaacaaaacacacataaaaaaaaatagaagacaaaacatatattttcaaaacGAAAAATCTAAAACCGAACTTACAATactggtccccggcagcggcgccatttTTTGACGAGAGGGTCGCGCCTCTCGCAAAAATTGATTGCAcgaaattaatgcagtatattttactaggaagtgactcctaggtcgtctttCAAGGACCAATATTTATGTGGTtcagttttagatttttaacaCGCAGTGGGGGGTTTTTGATTGTTTTTGAACGGGAAAGTAaattgcaataaaaataaattaaaacagtGAAAACCGAAACAGTAAAAACTAACAGTAAAAGACAGTTCaaatagtaaaaacaaaatttgattacaGTAGTGCAGAAATCGTAAATTCAAAGCAGAAAACAATGAATTCATAAAGCAGTTGCAGAAAACTTAAATTCAGGAAGCAGTACATTCAAACAGTAAAACAGAAACGTATTTTTTgcagtgaatagtaaaaaaaaggtttaatccttttcgacatccctatttatgtacaaATGTCTCagatgggtcctcgttttctaaagtgtatcaaaatggtcttaattttcaaaattgatatcaattgagtcctttccgttaagttggctagaCGGCGTTAataaaattgatgagtggatgctgagatgacgaacgaacgctcgtccacaagcgaacgaacgctcgtccaccagcgaacgaacgctcaaattcAGATGGATAAAGACACCGCAAGGTATTTAGATACTTATACAGAATACGATTTAATCCTATAGACTacccgccagtcaatgaccgaacgcggtaataTGTATTTGTCGAAGTTTTGAACGAACATTACTGAaacttttggacgaacgctgtttCTACCCATTTAGTATTTAAGGataaagaacgaacgttcggtatcagaccgagcgctacttttAACGTACGCTtagggacgagcgttcggtataagaccgagcgccacttaggacgtacgctttgggtcgagactCGTCGCAGAATGACTAAGAgttcaaagttacttttatAGGTTTCTCAATTCTCACAAAATACTCAGGATATCTACGTTCGGCCGATCGCTCAAACGTAGCTCTAAtacaagagggcgttcgtcctcgaCTTGAATCCTTTCCGTAGGAAAGAATTCAATCCCGACATGTGAGGCCGAACGAACGTTACCAAATTAACATCTAACCGAACGGTAAAGATACTGGTCAATAACGAACGGTTGGTcatagaggacgaacgttcgtatGCTGGAACACTTAATCCAGGTGAGCGAGCGGTGAGGtcgaataaaaaaaacatgtgaggccgaacggttgaggacgaacggtagaggacgaacgtttggAAAGGTGGAACGCTAGATGGTGAACTGGCCGTGAAGGTTGCTGGACGTTGCTCCACGTTTTTGGACACAACCCCTGCTGCTGTGTTCTCTGGTCATCTCATTTGGCCGTTCGGTCACCAAAGGATCCCACCGTTCGGTCACTAGAGGCTCAAGAGATGGTGTGCAGTTCAGTCTTtacaagaccgttcggtcaacaGCAATTGCTGAGACCGTTCGTTCTATGGTGCTCATCCAACTCTAGCTCACCGTTCGGTTGAAATTGCTTTCACAGACCGTTCGGTATATGCTTCCACACGATGGTCACGTCTTCAGTGGACGTTCGGTTATGAAATGTTTATGCCGTTCGGTTCAATGAACAAATGCACTGCCGTTCGTTGAGGAGTATTCGGTCATTTAATGTAATCTTTCACAGACCGTTCGTTTAGTCCTTCAGCAAACCGATCATTCACGTTCTTAacataccgttcggtcacgtCGTCAGTAGACCGTTCGCTCAATGCtttcatgaccgttcggtatatgCTGACGACGAACGGTCGTATAACCATCAGAAGAGGCCGaacgtttttttcttttcttttttttttttcaaaattttttccctgcaattaataatgcacATAATTAActccaaataattcaaattaaataaaataagaattactggttaaattaagcacaattatgaaaaacataaaaataccaGACGTTTAAGCATAATTTCCCGACTAATTCTAGCACAAAAAGCTAAGTGTAGTGagtaaaatattgactcatcacccAAGCATGCAACTCAGTTCTGAGTTCGTACGTTGATCACCATTCTTAAAATGAGTAGATTTGATGGTGTCGGGGTTCACTTGTTGTAGTTgggattaacgagcgttgacGGTAGGAGAACTCGTAGTAGAGAATTTTTGTTTCTGCGTCTGGGAACGTTCtatcacgctcagaggtaaaggaagcttatttaatttaattgagtaTTTGTATGTTGCCTTactgcatgaacgttcgttatttgactGAATGGTATTGATGCATGATGGTTAATATGAATGGATTGAATGAATGTTCGTTTGTTTAGtgagtggaaatgaaatatggATGAGTTATGTTATAATGTATGAATTATATGAAACTTATATGAAATGGATTGTTGGAGTGTGAAAGTTGAATTTGATATGAAGGTATAAAGTATGAAAATATATGTTAGAAAATGAGTTTGAAAAGAAATGATTCTGGTATGAAATTTCTCATATAAAAGTATACGTTCGTTCCTGAACGGTCATTGGCCGTTCGGTTCTCCTAGTGAACATAGTTGAAATGGGATTCTTTCATTGGTGGTTCGCTAAATTCATTAGCTTAGTTATACGATCGCGGGCTTAATAGTGGCCCAAGTGATATTGACCAATAATATCATACAGTACATAATGCCCCCAAAGTCCGAGTTAACTGTTCGTCTTATGTATTtgggttaactataggactgtAAGGTGGTTGTtgttaggtttaatcattcactaagtccctattttcgcatggaatctcaatttcgtccctttctttctgaaaatatcaattgggtcccaattttatgaaaattgcaacaaatcgatcctttccgttaatttggctggacggcgttaaaaaaattgatgagtgaatgctgagatgacgaacgagcgctcgtccagcagcgaacgaacgctcgtccagcagcgaacgaacgctcgtccagcagcgaacgaacgctcgtccagcagcgaacgaacgctcgtccagcagcgaacaaacactcgtccaccagagaacgaacgctcgtcgacctcttactgctggacaaccgttcgttccacactggacgaccgttcattcggtggtcgacgagcgttcgttcgctgctggacgagtgctcgttcgctgctggacgagcgctcgttcgtcatctcagcattcactcatcaatttttttaacgccgtccagccaaattaacggaaaggatcgatttgttgcaattttcataaaattgggacccaattgatattttcagaaagaaagggacgaaattgagattccatgcgaaaatagggacttagtgaatgattaaaccttgtTGTTATGAGGGCTTCGTGTTACGCACCGTTTTGGGTTTTGATTTTCCCGCCTCTGGGTAGTGGTAGAGTCTCGAAAGTGGGACCGTTGGATTCTTTCTGATCCTACGGAGAGAAACGATTGGCGGTTATATCAGTTTTCCCCTCGTTAATGTGAAAGGATTTTTTGAGGAACCCTGGTTAGCGCAACCGTCATTTCTACCCCATTTCCTCGACAAACTTCTTCACTTCTCCTTCTTCAGCATTTCCTTTGACATTTGCACACAGGTAACTCATGGACTCTTTTTCCTATTCAGATTGTTCTCCCACATTTGTTAAGAAAAGGGGGAGCGACAACCAGGCTGAGGCACCAGAGGGTTCTCCGATTAGGGCTCAGTGTGAGGTTGTCTCCATACTTTATGGCGAGAATGCCTTTGTTTATGGTGGTGTTGTGGTGGAGGAGCCCGAAAATCTTCCCTCCTCTAGCGGGAGTATGAATGGACTTCTCGAGATGTAAGTGAATTTCCTAGTGTTTTCGATAGAAGGGCTGTGCTGTTGAATTGGGCAAACGATAGTTGTATTCTTAGAAATCTCAGCTATGGCTCTTGTGTTAAATTAGTTGCCTGTGGGGAAAATGAGAGAGTCTTCTATGGTAAATAGAATTCTAGAGACGATTTTTTCTATGTTTACTCATATCTGTTTTACGATATATACCTTAGGTTTCCTCTAAACGTTTTTCAAATGGATGTTCTGAAAACCCTTAACGTCACCCCCACACAGTTACATCCAAATAGCTGGGGGTATATACAGGCGTTCGCGGTTATGTGCCAAGTCTTGGCCATTAACCCCACGGTTGCcctgtttctttatttttttaggacCCGCCCGATTGGAAAAAGGGGTTGGGTTTCTCTAATTTCCGAGTCTGGGAACGCAATTTTGGAATTATACGCCCAATCCTTTAGAGGTTTCAAAAACCAATTTTTTAGGGTGTCCATCACTGAATCAGGTCGCTCGTTCTTTTTCAACGAGGATAATAGTCCCAAGTTTCCTTTGTATTGGACCCAGAACCCTAGGAAGCTTACCTCTTGGTCGAAAGAAGATATGACTCATATCGAATTGGAAGCTCTGAGTGTTATGGCTGCGTTGTCTCGCCCCTTTTCTTCCAGAAAGATTATCAACTGTCTCGAGTATGACGATATGAACTCGAGGGTATTTGGTATGTTCTTTTACTGAGcactttgaattttatttttgcagCATTGACTTGGTATTTGTTGTGTTCTGTTGCGTATAGCTACTATGGGTAAAAGAGCTCCCCTTGACTGGTTTGCCGCTGCTGACGCCAAGAAGAATAAAGGGGGAACCTCGGCCTTGACGACTATCAAGAATCCTATCCATGTCAATGATGAACCGCCACCTTCTCCCGAACGGCCGCTTTCAAGGAAACGAAAGGCTGTCACCGGTGGAGATCCGAAAGCTTCCGATAAGGGGAAGAGTATTGGAGGGGTGGTCGACCCGCATGCCGATCGCGACATTCCGAATGGCATGTGGGATGCGGCCTTTAACCTTGGCCATAAGATCGAGTTCAACTTTGATTT includes these proteins:
- the LOC128193655 gene encoding uncharacterized protein LOC128193655 isoform X1, whose amino-acid sequence is MDVLKTLNVTPTQLHPNSWGYIQAFAVMCQVLAINPTVALFLYFFRTRPIGKRGWVSLISESGNAILELYAQSFRGFKNQFFRVSITESGRSFFFNEDNSPKFPLYWTQNPRKLTSWSKEDMTHIELEALSVMAALSRPFSSRKIINCLEYDDMNSRVFATMGKRAPLDWFAAADAKKNKGGTSALTTIKNPIHVNDEPPPSPERPLSRKRKAVTGGDPKASDKGKSIGGVVDPHADRDIPNGMWDAAFNLGHKIEFNFDLAEQKVMEKTSEQKMADNCLEFACRAAAAAWNLAYASNRGNLVTELERLKTEHAKCEQRQKESEEMIVKGREIMENLQKDGVEMKKVKDQLAADLECSKKENEELKKRLITLTCERDALRQTITENQELQDEMTDAIILEHTRGFKKALRQVSYILNVCTEGVNFDIRKDVYQGELVPIDVIPAGSFPDDEPAGTPTEAMATEEAARIETPEGNSGVPAVEDAPVVDLV